The following coding sequences lie in one Peribacillus frigoritolerans genomic window:
- a CDS encoding CDP-glycerol glycerophosphotransferase family protein → MENYIFKNRKTMNVRLVDEVYYIEIAIKQSFLDGIESHSFILTNRYNIDDIIHLDFHVKDQTDDYFLFEVKLPYQPLKDRLVEGEMWDLHILREIEGAPVTKRIRSKKRQLNFFSILNEDRKKMFYPFATKKGNLSFYANDYKMFSFFEDIELRKDGTVHLNGHFNFPPLFQLDELEFKKVELLVRNNLNEEEVIIPLTGFERKDLLERFPGIKLHENIGFQGEVDLRSEIDGEQPKYFMFYTVLHYERNGEMEEVRSVRMKCSTIKDLPAKRIIKVQNKKIQIKIKATKISKYFSLSASKYNFKTQVLKKAKSTWVKTRRSKRLRKWYKSAFAVMSLLIPANKKLVVFESYHGKQYSDSPRAIYEYMKVNNPDYKLVWSVDRASMKYFAQKDVEYVRRFSIRWLLIMTRAKYWVNNVRFPLWIPKPKHTIYIQTWHGTPLKRLAMDMEEVHMPGTNTDKYKANFLREASNWDYLVSPNAYSTEIFQRAFQFDRKMIESGYPRNDFLHNSNNEETINELKRKFNLPLDKKLILYAPTWRDNQFFRKGKYKFNLELDLTRMQEELGDSYIVIMRMHYLVAQNMDLSEFEGFAYDFSHLEDIRELYLISDLLVTDYSSVFFDYANLRRPMIFFTYDIEDYRDNLRGFYFDFEEKAPGLLTKTTEELIEEVRNIERSNFKLSGRFEEFYQKFCYLECGESSKRVVEQVFVKSNTTV, encoded by the coding sequence ATGGAGAATTATATTTTTAAGAATAGAAAAACGATGAATGTCCGGCTTGTTGATGAAGTTTATTATATAGAAATAGCCATAAAACAGAGTTTTCTTGACGGAATAGAGAGTCACTCTTTTATTTTAACGAATAGATACAATATAGATGATATAATCCATTTGGATTTTCATGTGAAAGATCAAACGGATGATTATTTTTTATTTGAAGTGAAGCTGCCGTATCAACCACTAAAAGATCGCCTTGTTGAGGGTGAAATGTGGGATTTGCATATCCTTCGGGAAATCGAAGGTGCACCTGTTACAAAACGGATTAGAAGTAAAAAACGCCAGTTGAATTTCTTTTCCATTCTGAATGAAGATCGCAAAAAAATGTTTTATCCATTTGCGACAAAAAAAGGTAACCTTTCCTTTTATGCGAATGATTATAAGATGTTTTCCTTTTTTGAAGATATTGAGCTACGAAAGGATGGCACAGTTCATCTTAATGGTCATTTTAATTTTCCTCCATTATTCCAATTGGATGAGCTTGAATTCAAAAAAGTTGAATTACTGGTCAGGAATAATTTAAATGAAGAAGAAGTTATCATACCTTTGACTGGTTTTGAACGTAAAGACCTACTGGAAAGGTTTCCTGGAATCAAGCTTCATGAAAATATCGGTTTTCAAGGCGAGGTCGATCTGAGGTCTGAAATCGATGGAGAGCAGCCAAAGTATTTCATGTTCTATACAGTTCTGCATTATGAAAGAAATGGCGAAATGGAAGAAGTAAGAAGTGTTCGGATGAAATGCAGTACTATAAAGGATCTGCCTGCAAAAAGAATAATTAAAGTACAGAATAAAAAAATACAAATTAAAATAAAAGCAACAAAAATATCGAAGTACTTTTCTTTATCTGCTTCTAAATATAATTTTAAAACGCAGGTTCTCAAAAAAGCGAAAAGTACCTGGGTGAAAACCAGAAGAAGTAAGCGTCTGAGGAAATGGTATAAGTCAGCTTTTGCTGTAATGAGCCTGCTTATTCCAGCCAATAAAAAATTGGTAGTATTCGAAAGCTATCATGGAAAGCAATATAGCGACAGTCCTAGGGCCATATATGAATACATGAAAGTGAATAACCCAGACTATAAACTGGTGTGGAGCGTCGACCGTGCTTCAATGAAGTATTTTGCTCAAAAGGATGTAGAGTATGTCAGACGTTTTTCCATCCGATGGTTATTGATCATGACGAGGGCAAAGTACTGGGTTAACAATGTTCGGTTCCCGTTGTGGATTCCAAAGCCTAAACACACGATATATATTCAAACTTGGCATGGAACTCCCCTTAAGCGTCTTGCGATGGATATGGAAGAAGTTCATATGCCTGGGACCAATACGGATAAATATAAAGCGAACTTCCTGAGGGAAGCGAGTAACTGGGATTACTTAGTTTCACCAAACGCGTATTCCACAGAGATTTTCCAAAGGGCATTCCAGTTCGACCGGAAGATGATTGAATCAGGTTACCCACGTAACGATTTCTTGCATAACTCCAATAATGAAGAAACGATTAATGAGCTTAAAAGAAAATTCAATCTTCCTCTTGATAAGAAACTTATTTTGTATGCCCCAACCTGGAGAGATAATCAATTTTTCAGGAAAGGGAAATATAAGTTTAATTTGGAGCTGGATTTAACGCGGATGCAGGAAGAGCTTGGCGATTCCTATATTGTCATTATGCGTATGCATTATTTAGTGGCCCAGAACATGGATCTTTCCGAATTTGAAGGCTTCGCCTATGATTTCTCTCATTTAGAGGACATTCGCGAACTATATTTGATATCTGATTTACTAGTGACGGACTATTCCTCCGTCTTCTTCGATTATGCGAACTTAAGAAGACCTATGATTTTCTTTACGTATGATATAGAAGATTACCGTGATAACTTAAGGGGCTTCTATTTTGACTTTGAAGAGAAAGCACCTGGTCTTTTGACAAAGACCACAGAAGAACTTATTGAAGAGGTCAGGAATATCGAAAGAAGCAATTTCAAATTGAGTGGACGATTTGAAGAGTTTTATCAAAAGTTTTGCTATTTAGAATGCGGGGAATCCTCTAAACGCGTTGTAGAGCAAGTGTTTGTGAAGAGCAATACTACTGTTTAG